AAGGTCGGAATGATGTCGGTCTGCGCCGCGACGCCCTCTGTGAAGATGACGATCACCAGCATTTCTCCGCTCGGCAGCTCGACGTAGGCGCAATCGTGTCGCGCGGTGCTTGTCCAGCCCGCTTTGCTCCAGAGCTTCGCTCCTTTGGGTAGTGCACCGCCGATGTAGTTCTTCGCCTGACCGTCGGCATCAGCAAAGTCGGCAGGATTCTTGCGCGAGAGCTTGGCCAGCATCCATGTCGTCCACTTCTCATCGGCGATCGCGCCGTGCTTGACCTCGAGCATCAAGCGCGCGGTCGCATTGGTGGTGAGCTTGTTGCGGTTCTCGTAGCTTGCACCGTAGCTCTGTCGCTCGCGGCCGTAGGGACCGCTATACCAAGTCTTTTGGCACGCGTAGATGCCCTGATAGCCGCGGCTTGCGAACCATTTGTTGACGACTTGCCGCCTGTCGGACCACTCCTGGAACGCCTTCGGGGCCAATTCGGGGCCGCTCGTGGTCCCCGTCAATAGATCGACCACCGCGCCAGTCGCATCGTTGTCGCTCTCCACAATCATGTCCGTGAATTGCCGCTCAATCTCGGGCGTGAGTTTGATCTTCCCGGCCTGCAATTGGTGCGCTCCGTACGCCAGGTAGCACAGCTTCACGACGCTCGCTGGATAGATCGATACATCGCCGCGAACGGAAGCGGTGAGGCACTGAGAATCCGACGCAACGCGGACCACCGTCAAGGCGAGCTTGTCGGTGACCAGTCCATCTCCCTGAAACTTATCCATGACCGCACGAACCGCCTTCTCACATTGGACCTGGAGCGATGCGCTTGGGACGAGTTTGGGTTCGGCGGGTCTGTTCATGGTCATGCAGAGGGCGAGCGCGGCCAACATGCGCCAAGCTTACCGTTGCGTCAGGACTTCCAAGGCTCGCTTGAGGAGCTTTCGCTGCGGCGCAGGCATGGGGAGAGCGTCGAGCGCTTCGGGATCAAACCACTGCAGCCCTTCTTCCTCTTTTGCCAGTTTCCACAGTTCGGCGCGAAGTGTGATCCGATGCTTCGTGATGGCATGGGTCAGCATGCCTAGATCCCAGCGCACCAGGGGATCGAAAGGCGGTCGGTCGCCGCGGCAGAACTGCCACATTCCCTCCCACCATTCCCCTGCCGGGATTTGGCGCAAACCAAACCTCTCGCCGCACACGCAAACAACCACGCAGTCTTTGAGCAAAACAGTTTGCGCCCGCTCTTTGGGACGCGGGAATCGCTCGGGCTCCCCCACCGAGTAGGCCTCACACCAGCGAGAGACGGGGCACGATTCGCACGCGGGTCGAGCCGGCGTGCAAACCGTCGCACCCAGCTCCATGACAGCCTGATTCCAGTCGCCAGGCTTGTCCGTTGGAACCTGCTCGCTCGCCCACGCCCATGCGGCTCGGTGGAGCGCGGCGCGATCGTCCGAGTTCGCCGTGAGTCGAGCAAAGACCCTCTCCACGTTGCCGTCCACCACCGGCACCGACTCTCCCAGTGTGATGCTGGCAATGGCCCCCGCCGTGTAGGCACCCACCCCGGGCACCGCCCGCCACTCCTTGGCTGAACCGGGAAATCCCGTTTTCACCACAAGCTTGGCCCCCGAGTGCAGCATGCGCGCCCGGCGATAGTAGCCCAGACCCTCCCAGCGCGAGAGCACTTCGGGCTCAGTTGCATCGGCCAGAGCCTGGACCGTCGGAAACTGCTTCATGAAACGCTCGTAATACGGAATCACGGTCCCGACCTGAGTCTGCTGGCACATGATTTCACTCACCCACACCGAGTATGGATCCCGCGTGGCTCGCCATGGGAGTGCGCGACCATGCTTGGCGTACCACGCTCGCAGAGCGCGCTGAAACGGAGTGAGCACGCTCAGACTGTCCCGAGCAATCCGAATTCGGCGAGCGCTTTTTCGGGGCTCTGTGCTTCCAAGAGCGCGCGACCCATGACCAGGTACGTCGCCCCGTCGGAGAGCGATTCCGACGCGCTTCCGACCCGCACTTGATCGTGGGTTGGGCCGCCTGGCGCACGAATCCCCGGCACGACCAGCCATGCCTCGGGGCCCAGGGCTTGCCGCAGCAGCTTGACCTCGCGCGGTGAGCACACGACACCGCTCAGACCCGCGGCTATGGCTTGCTCGGAGAGCCTCAGCATATGGTCTTCAATCGACCTTGCAACTCCGAGTTCGGTCGCCAGCATTTCGGGGTCCATACTGGTCAGCACCGAGACTCCGACCACGTGGGTGCGTCCTTCGGCGGCATCGACCGCCGCCCGCATCATGTCACTTCCCCCAGTTGTGTGGACTGTGGTCATCCACACGTCCCTTTGGGCAGCTTCGCGCACGGCGAGCGCAACACTGTTCGGGATGTCGTGGAACTTCAGATCGAGAAAGATCCGCTCTGCTCCGGCGGCGCGCAACGCATCGATCGCGCTCAGCCCGTGCTGCAACGTAAGTGCGTGACCCACCTTGTACTTCGATATCCAGGGTGAAACGCGCTTCACCAACTCCACACAATGAGCCAAGTTCGAGTTGTCTAGCGCACAGATCACAGGAGGTTGCATACTCGCAATAGTGTACGCGGAAGCCACCGGATGATTCATCGTGAGCTCTTGATCAATGGCGTATTCATTGGCGGTCCGTGTGACCAGTCAGTGTCCAAGCAGGTCGTCCGGAGCCCATGGGATGGAACCGTGATCGGTACTGCCGCCGAAGCGAGCGGCGCGGAAGCGTTTGCTGCCATCGCGTGCGCGCAGCAAACCTTCCCCGTATGGCGCGAAACGCCGATTGCCGAGCGTCAAGCCCTGATGCACCGAGTCAGTGAAGCAATCGGCGAGCGACGGCAAGAATTGGCCGAGCTCCTTTGCTTGGAAGTTGGCAAACCCATCCGTTGGGCCGAAGGCGAGGTCGAACGCGCCCGGATCACCTTTCTGCTGTCGGCCACGACGCAGCTTGACTCTTCCCCGTTAGACCTTTCGGCAGACCCTCGCGGCGCGCAGTACGACGGCTCGATTCGGAATGAACCTCGCGGCGTGGTGCTCGCGATCGCGCCCTACAACTGGCCACTCAACTTAGCGGCGCACAAACTCGGCCCGGCGCTGGTCACGGGCAACACCGTCGTCCTGAAAGGGTCAAACTTGGCTTCCCTGAGCACCTTGACGCTGGCGCGGATCATCCACGAAGCGGGCTGCCCACCGGGAGTTTTGAACGCCGTCCAGACGATGGACCGGGACGCCCAGCGCATGACCGATGCCGACGCGGTTCAAGTGATCAGCTTCACTGGGTCTGAGCGGGTTGGCTGGTCGATCCGTGAACGGCATCCGGACAAGCATGTGCTACTCGAACTCGGAGGGAATGCCGCTGCCATCATCGCCGCCGATGCGGCCTTGGATCGCGTCGTTGAGACCTTAGTACCAAGCGCGTTCGGTTTCGCGGGTCAAGTGTGCATCAGCGCGCAGCACGTATTCGCGCATCGATCGGTCTACGATGAAGTCGTAGACCGGCTCACCGAGGCGGCCCGGCAAGTCCAGGTTGGCGATCCTCGCTCAACACAGACGCTGCTTGGGCCGATGATCTCTGGCGAGGCGGCAGCCAAGGCGCTTGCGATGGTCACCTCGTCCGGCGGCGAAGTGCTTGCGGGTGGCAGGGCCGACGGCAATCGCATGGAGGCAACGCTCGTCGTGCTTCCCGACTTTGCTGCTGCGCAAGCGGCGCAAGCGGCGCTCGCAACCCAGGAGGTATTCGCGCCCGTGCTCACGGCCTCGCCATTCGACGACCTGGAGGATGCCCTGGGCTGGATCAATCGGGGCCACGCCGCAATCCACGCATCCCTCTACACCCAGGACGAGACGCTCATCCGCTTAGCCGAGTCGGTCCTGGAGGTGAGTGGTCTGATCGTCAACGACGCTCCAACCGTCCGATTCGACTCGATGCCTTACGGCGGCGAGCGCCGCGCGGGGATCGGGCGTGAGGGGGTTGCCTACGCCATGCGCGAGTTCACGACCCCTCGGGTCACCCTGCGCAGAAAATAAAACGCGCGGATGCAAGCTGCATCCGCGCGTACCGATTCGCGATCCGACTTAGACGTCGGAGTACATGAAGAACTCGTATGGATGCGGCCGGAGGTCCAGCGCATCGCACTCATTCTTGAGCTTGTACTCGATGTACGTCTCGATCAGGTCCTTGGTAAAGACATCGCCCTTGAGCAGGAACTCATGGTCGTCGGCGAGCGCGGCCAGCGTTGCGCGCAGCGAACCAGGCGTCTGAGGAATGCCGGCCTTCTCCTCTGCCGGGAGCTCGTAGAGGTCCTTGTCCAGCGGCTTGGGTGGCTCGATCCGGTTTTGAATACCGTCGAGACCGGCCATCAAGCATGCCGGGAAGGCTAGGTACGGGTTGGCTGTGGGGTCTGGAGCGCGGAACTCAATGCGCTTTGCCTTTGGCGACTTGCTAAGCATCGGGATGCGGACGCAGGCCGACCGATTTCGCGAGCTATAGACCAAGTTGATCGGAGCTTCGTAGCCGGGAACCAATCGCCGGTAGCTGTTGGTCGTCGGGGCGCACAATGCAAGTAGCGCAGGAGCGTGCTTGAGGATGCCGCCGATGTACCATCGCGAAACATCCGACAGACCGGCGTAACCTGCTTCGTCGTGCATGAGCGTCTCGCCGTTCTTCCACAGCGACATGTGGACGTGCATTCCGCTGCCGTTGTCGCCGAAGATCGGCTTCGGCATGAACGTCGCGGTCAACCCGTACTGCTGCGCGACGTTGCGGACGACGTACTTGTACATCTGGATTTGATCCGCCATGCGCAGAAGCGTATTGAACTTCATGTCAATCTCGCACTGACCTGCCGAGGCGACCTCGTGGTGGTGCATTTCCACGTCGATTCCCAGCTCGATCATGCGCATCATCATGTCGCTGCGAACGTCTTGGAGCTTGTCGTTGGGCGAGACCGGGTAGTAGCCGCCCTTCGGTCGGAGCGTATAGCCCAGCGAGTCTTCCTTGTTGCTGTTCCAAAACGCCTCTTCGGCATCCAGGCTGTACGATGCCCCTTGCGGGTTGTTCTCGTAGCGCATCTTGTCGAAGAGGAAGAACTCCGCTTCGGGCCCGAAGAAGGCGGTATCGGCGATGCCCGTGCTCTTCAGGTACTGCTCGGCCTTCTTTGCCACGTAACGCGGGTCTCGGTCGTACCGCTCGCGGGTGATCGGGTCCTCAATGTCGCAGATGATGACCGCAGTCTTGAAGTCGCTGAATGGATCGATGAAGACGGTATTGGGATCCGGGATCAGCAGCATGTCCGATTCATTGATGGACTTGAAACCGCGGATCGAAGAGCCGTCAAATCCCAGTCCCTCTTCGAAAGTGTCGGTCGTGAAGTGGGTCGTTGGGATCGTGAAATGTTGCCATTGCCCGAAGAGGTCGGTAAATCGGATATCGATGAGCTGGACGTCGCTAT
The sequence above is drawn from the Chthonomonas sp. genome and encodes:
- a CDS encoding serine hydrolase codes for the protein MLAALALCMTMNRPAEPKLVPSASLQVQCEKAVRAVMDKFQGDGLVTDKLALTVVRVASDSQCLTASVRGDVSIYPASVVKLCYLAYGAHQLQAGKIKLTPEIERQFTDMIVESDNDATGAVVDLLTGTTSGPELAPKAFQEWSDRRQVVNKWFASRGYQGIYACQKTWYSGPYGRERQSYGASYENRNKLTTNATARLMLEVKHGAIADEKWTTWMLAKLSRKNPADFADADGQAKNYIGGALPKGAKLWSKAGWTSTARHDCAYVELPSGEMLVIVIFTEGVAAQTDIIPTLAKELIARVTG
- the mutY gene encoding A/G-specific adenine glycosylase, with product MLTPFQRALRAWYAKHGRALPWRATRDPYSVWVSEIMCQQTQVGTVIPYYERFMKQFPTVQALADATEPEVLSRWEGLGYYRRARMLHSGAKLVVKTGFPGSAKEWRAVPGVGAYTAGAIASITLGESVPVVDGNVERVFARLTANSDDRAALHRAAWAWASEQVPTDKPGDWNQAVMELGATVCTPARPACESCPVSRWCEAYSVGEPERFPRPKERAQTVLLKDCVVVCVCGERFGLRQIPAGEWWEGMWQFCRGDRPPFDPLVRWDLGMLTHAITKHRITLRAELWKLAKEEEGLQWFDPEALDALPMPAPQRKLLKRALEVLTQR
- the pyrF gene encoding orotidine-5'-phosphate decarboxylase — encoded protein: MICALDNSNLAHCVELVKRVSPWISKYKVGHALTLQHGLSAIDALRAAGAERIFLDLKFHDIPNSVALAVREAAQRDVWMTTVHTTGGSDMMRAAVDAAEGRTHVVGVSVLTSMDPEMLATELGVARSIEDHMLRLSEQAIAAGLSGVVCSPREVKLLRQALGPEAWLVVPGIRAPGGPTHDQVRVGSASESLSDGATYLVMGRALLEAQSPEKALAEFGLLGTV
- a CDS encoding aldehyde dehydrogenase family protein; amino-acid sequence: MIHRELLINGVFIGGPCDQSVSKQVVRSPWDGTVIGTAAEASGAEAFAAIACAQQTFPVWRETPIAERQALMHRVSEAIGERRQELAELLCLEVGKPIRWAEGEVERARITFLLSATTQLDSSPLDLSADPRGAQYDGSIRNEPRGVVLAIAPYNWPLNLAAHKLGPALVTGNTVVLKGSNLASLSTLTLARIIHEAGCPPGVLNAVQTMDRDAQRMTDADAVQVISFTGSERVGWSIRERHPDKHVLLELGGNAAAIIAADAALDRVVETLVPSAFGFAGQVCISAQHVFAHRSVYDEVVDRLTEAARQVQVGDPRSTQTLLGPMISGEAAAKALAMVTSSGGEVLAGGRADGNRMEATLVVLPDFAAAQAAQAALATQEVFAPVLTASPFDDLEDALGWINRGHAAIHASLYTQDETLIRLAESVLEVSGLIVNDAPTVRFDSMPYGGERRAGIGREGVAYAMREFTTPRVTLRRK
- the glnA gene encoding type I glutamate--ammonia ligase, which produces MTVQEAMHLITDSDVQLIDIRFTDLFGQWQHFTIPTTHFTTDTFEEGLGFDGSSIRGFKSINESDMLLIPDPNTVFIDPFSDFKTAVIICDIEDPITRERYDRDPRYVAKKAEQYLKSTGIADTAFFGPEAEFFLFDKMRYENNPQGASYSLDAEEAFWNSNKEDSLGYTLRPKGGYYPVSPNDKLQDVRSDMMMRMIELGIDVEMHHHEVASAGQCEIDMKFNTLLRMADQIQMYKYVVRNVAQQYGLTATFMPKPIFGDNGSGMHVHMSLWKNGETLMHDEAGYAGLSDVSRWYIGGILKHAPALLALCAPTTNSYRRLVPGYEAPINLVYSSRNRSACVRIPMLSKSPKAKRIEFRAPDPTANPYLAFPACLMAGLDGIQNRIEPPKPLDKDLYELPAEEKAGIPQTPGSLRATLAALADDHEFLLKGDVFTKDLIETYIEYKLKNECDALDLRPHPYEFFMYSDV